From Oryza sativa Japonica Group chromosome 4, ASM3414082v1, one genomic window encodes:
- the LOC4336384 gene encoding BRCA1-associated RING domain protein 1 isoform X1 encodes MESFRRFLNPLVLNLQKMELELTCPVCLKLLNAPTMLPCYHTSCSKCATTRTMDGYSCAICKSAYRSQDLRPASHLEAIVNIHRSLSSTVSSMVTQQEAQADIPVAKTSFQGTPESGNRNGAEKSDQVKSYTPVASKLAYNQSTGLAYGNVDGVKERNPALETRGAADVTAMPTILVQKGPCRSQSSDGPRDLDCDSNDLEGELITSRSSPQSVLKREPNTANDDNRELKRQKSTDQDDRQPAVAGAWKCEFCHSSKTTESTGPLSHYLHGEPLEDNQAWKPNVLHVHEKCIEWAPQAFFTGDIANNLEPELARASKIKCSVCGLKGAALGCLVKSCRKSFHVPCAHGISGCRWDDENFVMLCPSHSSKKLPCERSKSKNKKTSLQRSSSDTMLDDLNSPSTIHMDGLWTASPFLTSEWVICGSALSSQEKEILDQFEHQTGITVTNGWRSNVTHVIANTDECGACARTLKVLMAILAGKWVLNINWLKACMEAKEPVPEEPYEISSDVHGSFDGPRMGRLRAMQNAPHLFAGLTFYFSGHFMPNYKVHLEDLITAAGGSILDKADLSSTSLIIYSMEPPQGSDPDTLNEVIRKRKAEAEELAATIGSRAVPHTCVLDSIASCTVQLTM; translated from the exons ATGGAGAGCTTCAGGAGGTTCCTGAACCCGCTGGTGCTCAACCTGCAGAagatggagctggagctcacCTGCCCCGTCTG CCTGAAGTTGCTCAACGCGCCTACCATGCTGCCATGTTACCACACTTCCTGCAG CAAGTGTGCTACTACACGGACCATGGACGGTTACAGCTGCGCGATTTGCAAATCAGCTTATCGTTCTCAAG ACCTAAGGCCTGCCTCTCACCTCGAGGCAATAGTGAACATCCACAGGAGCCTAAGCTCTACAGTCAGCAGCATGGTCACTCAGCAGGAGGCTCAAGCTGATATTCCTG TTGCAAAGACATCATTTCAAGGAACTCCAGAATCGGGAAACAGAAATGGAGCAGAGAAATCTGATCAGGTGAAATCATACACCCCGGTTGCTTCTAAACTGGCATATAACCAGTCAACTGGGCTTGCATATGGAAATGTGGACGGCGTGAAAGAAAGAAATCCTGCATTGGAGACTAGAGGTGCGGCTGATGTGACTGCTATGCCCACAATTCTTGTGCAGAAGGGACCCTGCCGATCTCAATCTTCTGATGGCCCTAGGGATCTGGATTGCGACAGCAATGACCTTGAAGGAGAGCTG ATAACAAGCAGATCATCTCCTCAAAGTGTCTTGAAAAGAGAACCAAATACAGCGAATGATGATAATAGAGAATTAAAAAGGCAAAAGTCCACTGATCAGGATGATA GACAACCAGCTGTTGCTGGTGCTTGGAAATGTGAATTTTGTCACTCTTCCAAAACCACTGAG AGTACTGGCCCTCTGTCCCATTATCTGCATGGTGAGCCATTAGAGGATAACCAAGCATGGAAACCAAACGTTTTACATGTTCATGAGAAGTGCATTGAATG GGCCCCTCAAGCGTTCTTTACTGGTGACATTGCAAATAACTTGGAGCCTGAGTTGGCCCGTGCTTCTAAGATCAAATGCAGTGTTTGTGGACTAAAAGGTGCAGCCCTTGGCTGCCTTGTCAAGAGCTGCCGCAAGAGCTTTCATGTTCCATGTGCCCATGGGATATCAGGCTGCCGATGGGATGAT GAGAACTTTGTTATGCTGTGTCCTTCTCATTCCTCGAAGAAGTTGCCATGTGAGAGATCAAAGTCAAAAAATAAGAAGACCAGCTTGCAGCG ATCATCTTCCGATACAATGCTTGATGACCTGAACTCACCATCTACAATCCATATGGATGGACTTTGGACTGCTTCACCTTTTCTCACTAGTGAATGGGTTATATGTGGATCTGCTCTCTCTAGTCAGGAGAAG GAAATCTTGGACCAGTTTGAGCACCAAACTGGCATCACTGTAACTAACGGTTGGAGGTCGAATGTGACTCATGTGATTGCTAATACGGATGAATGTGGGGCATGTGCCAGGACACTCAAGGTTCTCATGGCCATACTAGCTGGGAAATGGGTTCTGAATATAAACT GGCTGAAAGCTTGTATGGAGGCTAAAGAACCAGTCCCAGAAGAGCCTTATGAGATCAGTTCTGATGTTCATGGCTCCTTTGATGGCCCTCGCATGGGAAGACTACGAGCAATGCAAAAT gCACCACATCTGTTTGCAGGATTGACCTTTTACTTCAGTGGCCATTTCATGCCCAATTACAAGGTTCACCTTGAAGATTTGATCACTGCAGCTGGGGGATCAATCTTGGACAAGGCTGATCTCTCTAGCACATCCTTGATAATTTACAGCATGGAGCCACCACAAGGAAGTGATCCTGATACCCTTAATGAGGTCATCAGAAAGAGGAAGGCTGAGGCTGAAGAATTGGCGGCAACGATTGGCTCCAGGGCTGTTCCTCATACATGTGTTCTGGATTCTATTGCATCATGCACAGTGCAATTGACCATGTGA
- the LOC4336384 gene encoding BRCA1-associated RING domain protein 1 isoform X2, with amino-acid sequence MESFRRFLNPLVLNLQKMELELTCPVCLKLLNAPTMLPCYHTSCSKCATTRTMDGYSCAICKSAYRSQDLRPASHLEAIVNIHRSLSSTVSSMVTQQEAQADIPVAKTSFQGTPESGNRNGAEKSDQKGPCRSQSSDGPRDLDCDSNDLEGELITSRSSPQSVLKREPNTANDDNRELKRQKSTDQDDRQPAVAGAWKCEFCHSSKTTESTGPLSHYLHGEPLEDNQAWKPNVLHVHEKCIEWAPQAFFTGDIANNLEPELARASKIKCSVCGLKGAALGCLVKSCRKSFHVPCAHGISGCRWDDENFVMLCPSHSSKKLPCERSKSKNKKTSLQRSSSDTMLDDLNSPSTIHMDGLWTASPFLTSEWVICGSALSSQEKEILDQFEHQTGITVTNGWRSNVTHVIANTDECGACARTLKVLMAILAGKWVLNINWLKACMEAKEPVPEEPYEISSDVHGSFDGPRMGRLRAMQNAPHLFAGLTFYFSGHFMPNYKVHLEDLITAAGGSILDKADLSSTSLIIYSMEPPQGSDPDTLNEVIRKRKAEAEELAATIGSRAVPHTCVLDSIASCTVQLTM; translated from the exons ATGGAGAGCTTCAGGAGGTTCCTGAACCCGCTGGTGCTCAACCTGCAGAagatggagctggagctcacCTGCCCCGTCTG CCTGAAGTTGCTCAACGCGCCTACCATGCTGCCATGTTACCACACTTCCTGCAG CAAGTGTGCTACTACACGGACCATGGACGGTTACAGCTGCGCGATTTGCAAATCAGCTTATCGTTCTCAAG ACCTAAGGCCTGCCTCTCACCTCGAGGCAATAGTGAACATCCACAGGAGCCTAAGCTCTACAGTCAGCAGCATGGTCACTCAGCAGGAGGCTCAAGCTGATATTCCTG TTGCAAAGACATCATTTCAAGGAACTCCAGAATCGGGAAACAGAAATGGAGCAGAGAAATCTGATCAG AAGGGACCCTGCCGATCTCAATCTTCTGATGGCCCTAGGGATCTGGATTGCGACAGCAATGACCTTGAAGGAGAGCTG ATAACAAGCAGATCATCTCCTCAAAGTGTCTTGAAAAGAGAACCAAATACAGCGAATGATGATAATAGAGAATTAAAAAGGCAAAAGTCCACTGATCAGGATGATA GACAACCAGCTGTTGCTGGTGCTTGGAAATGTGAATTTTGTCACTCTTCCAAAACCACTGAG AGTACTGGCCCTCTGTCCCATTATCTGCATGGTGAGCCATTAGAGGATAACCAAGCATGGAAACCAAACGTTTTACATGTTCATGAGAAGTGCATTGAATG GGCCCCTCAAGCGTTCTTTACTGGTGACATTGCAAATAACTTGGAGCCTGAGTTGGCCCGTGCTTCTAAGATCAAATGCAGTGTTTGTGGACTAAAAGGTGCAGCCCTTGGCTGCCTTGTCAAGAGCTGCCGCAAGAGCTTTCATGTTCCATGTGCCCATGGGATATCAGGCTGCCGATGGGATGAT GAGAACTTTGTTATGCTGTGTCCTTCTCATTCCTCGAAGAAGTTGCCATGTGAGAGATCAAAGTCAAAAAATAAGAAGACCAGCTTGCAGCG ATCATCTTCCGATACAATGCTTGATGACCTGAACTCACCATCTACAATCCATATGGATGGACTTTGGACTGCTTCACCTTTTCTCACTAGTGAATGGGTTATATGTGGATCTGCTCTCTCTAGTCAGGAGAAG GAAATCTTGGACCAGTTTGAGCACCAAACTGGCATCACTGTAACTAACGGTTGGAGGTCGAATGTGACTCATGTGATTGCTAATACGGATGAATGTGGGGCATGTGCCAGGACACTCAAGGTTCTCATGGCCATACTAGCTGGGAAATGGGTTCTGAATATAAACT GGCTGAAAGCTTGTATGGAGGCTAAAGAACCAGTCCCAGAAGAGCCTTATGAGATCAGTTCTGATGTTCATGGCTCCTTTGATGGCCCTCGCATGGGAAGACTACGAGCAATGCAAAAT gCACCACATCTGTTTGCAGGATTGACCTTTTACTTCAGTGGCCATTTCATGCCCAATTACAAGGTTCACCTTGAAGATTTGATCACTGCAGCTGGGGGATCAATCTTGGACAAGGCTGATCTCTCTAGCACATCCTTGATAATTTACAGCATGGAGCCACCACAAGGAAGTGATCCTGATACCCTTAATGAGGTCATCAGAAAGAGGAAGGCTGAGGCTGAAGAATTGGCGGCAACGATTGGCTCCAGGGCTGTTCCTCATACATGTGTTCTGGATTCTATTGCATCATGCACAGTGCAATTGACCATGTGA